A single Paenibacillus kribbensis DNA region contains:
- a CDS encoding flavodoxin, translating to MNLGKILIAYASLTGNTEEIAELIAEGVRQAGHEAELKASYDCNAQELLDYDGFLLGVYTWGDGELPDEFLDFYEEMDELDLSGKKTAIFGSGDTSYEQFCGAVDLVEEKVKERGASVIQESLKIEFNPLDDDKENCRAYGRQFAQAGIGVS from the coding sequence ATGAACTTGGGTAAAATATTGATTGCTTATGCCAGTTTGACCGGTAATACAGAGGAAATTGCGGAATTGATTGCCGAGGGCGTTCGCCAAGCAGGACATGAGGCAGAATTAAAGGCTTCATATGATTGCAACGCGCAAGAGCTGCTCGATTATGATGGGTTCCTGTTAGGGGTATATACTTGGGGAGATGGTGAGCTTCCTGATGAATTTTTAGATTTTTATGAGGAAATGGACGAACTTGATCTGTCAGGCAAAAAGACGGCTATATTTGGCAGTGGAGATACTTCTTATGAGCAATTCTGTGGTGCGGTTGATTTAGTGGAGGAAAAAGTTAAAGAACGCGGCGCCTCAGTGATTCAGGAGAGCCTGAAGATTGAATTCAATCCATTGGATGATGACAAGGAAAATTGCCGGGCCTATGGAAGACAGTTTGCACAGGCGGGTATTGGAGTCTCCTGA